The following proteins come from a genomic window of Pyxidicoccus sp. MSG2:
- a CDS encoding M23 family metallopeptidase, with translation MTRYGTAASVLLILLGVYAALMFIASFAGFAGDGPMVPTAVVALLTWGGFIVLTLHGLRRALAVRGGEANRFDATVFWTKALPLIGAFWSIVTAFAFGFGAFASCGPVWLSGLYHWGGLVGSMLCFGAWFAAPFIARETAGEAGQRVELPGWGRLAIIGTAVYGLWGVVWLVAWMMLRGSIEAGAYPTAANSPYPDGERSWIVQGNNSSFNHQGDEEFAWDFRRQCGTPVLAARGGTVLNVEHGFEGNGKGKHNNFVTVQHDDGTVAKYLHIKTGSAKVEEGDTVKQGDPLAEVGNVGNSLTGHIHFVVEKGGDSIPVTFRDVDEDRGIPRTFERYASAE, from the coding sequence ATGACTCGTTACGGAACGGCTGCGTCAGTCCTTCTCATCCTCCTGGGGGTCTACGCGGCGCTGATGTTCATCGCCTCCTTCGCGGGCTTCGCGGGTGACGGGCCCATGGTACCCACCGCGGTGGTGGCGCTGCTGACCTGGGGCGGCTTCATCGTGCTCACGTTGCACGGCCTCCGGCGCGCGCTGGCCGTCCGCGGGGGCGAGGCGAACCGGTTCGACGCCACGGTGTTCTGGACGAAGGCGCTTCCATTGATTGGGGCGTTCTGGTCCATCGTCACGGCGTTCGCCTTCGGCTTCGGCGCCTTCGCTTCGTGTGGCCCGGTGTGGCTGTCGGGGCTGTACCACTGGGGCGGACTGGTGGGCAGCATGCTGTGCTTCGGCGCGTGGTTCGCCGCGCCCTTCATCGCGCGCGAGACGGCGGGCGAAGCGGGACAGCGCGTGGAGCTTCCCGGCTGGGGAAGGCTCGCCATCATCGGCACGGCGGTGTACGGGTTGTGGGGCGTGGTGTGGCTCGTCGCGTGGATGATGCTGCGCGGCTCCATCGAGGCCGGGGCCTATCCGACGGCGGCCAATTCGCCGTATCCCGACGGGGAGCGCTCGTGGATCGTCCAGGGCAACAACTCGTCCTTCAACCACCAGGGAGACGAGGAGTTTGCCTGGGACTTCCGGCGCCAGTGCGGCACCCCGGTGCTGGCGGCGCGCGGCGGCACGGTGCTCAATGTCGAGCACGGCTTCGAGGGCAACGGCAAGGGCAAGCACAACAACTTCGTCACGGTGCAACACGATGACGGCACCGTGGCGAAGTACCTGCACATCAAGACCGGCAGCGCGAAGGTGGAGGAAGGCGACACCGTCAAGCAGGGAGACCCGCTGGCGGAGGTCGGCAACGTGGGCAACAGCCTCACCGGCCACATCCACTTCGTGGTGGAGAAGGGCGGCG
- a CDS encoding SDR family NAD(P)-dependent oxidoreductase: MNVLITGATAGFGLAITRRYIQDGARVIAVGRRTERLEAMRAELGERLLPVTLDITDREAVERAVRSLPADFAEVDVLVNNAGLALGLDLAQGARVEDWDVMVDTNVKGVLYCTHAVLPGMVARNRGHIVNMGSIAAEFPYPGGNVYGATKAFVHQFSLNLRADLHGTAVRVTDIEPGLVGGTEFSNVRFKGDDARAASLYANTQPLTPEDIADAVHWVTTRPAHVNINIISLMPVAQAFGPLPVKRG, translated from the coding sequence ATGAACGTGCTCATCACCGGAGCCACCGCCGGATTCGGGCTGGCCATCACCCGCCGCTACATCCAGGACGGCGCGCGCGTCATCGCTGTCGGGCGACGGACGGAGCGGCTGGAGGCGATGCGGGCGGAATTGGGAGAGCGGCTGCTGCCCGTGACGCTCGACATCACGGACCGCGAGGCGGTGGAGCGCGCGGTGCGCTCGCTGCCGGCGGATTTCGCCGAGGTGGACGTGCTGGTCAACAACGCGGGCCTCGCGCTGGGGTTGGACCTGGCGCAGGGGGCACGCGTGGAGGACTGGGACGTGATGGTGGACACCAACGTGAAGGGCGTCCTGTACTGCACGCACGCGGTGCTGCCCGGCATGGTGGCGCGCAACCGGGGCCACATCGTCAACATGGGCTCCATCGCCGCCGAGTTCCCCTACCCCGGCGGCAACGTGTACGGCGCCACCAAGGCCTTCGTGCACCAGTTCAGCCTCAACCTGCGCGCGGACCTGCACGGCACCGCCGTGCGCGTGACGGACATCGAGCCCGGCCTCGTGGGCGGCACCGAGTTCTCCAACGTCCGCTTCAAGGGTGATGACGCCCGCGCCGCGTCCCTCTACGCCAACACCCAGCCGCTGACGCCCGAGGACATCGCGGACGCGGTGCACTGGGTGACCACGCGCCCCGCGCACGTGAACATCAACATCATCTCGCTGATGCCGGTGGCGCAGGCCTTCGGGCCGCTGCCGGTGAAGCGGGGCTGA